In Streptomyces sp. NBC_00483, a single window of DNA contains:
- a CDS encoding sensor histidine kinase, which translates to MHWAVTLVVIASGFLTVRPLGLSGRGLAVAALLVLCSVALLVRHLPEARFSPRVVLVGMSLGVVASAALIGVSRTGSSYLFAYFLVGHIGYRFPLKWSLPLAASSSLLCAAVLYFHIGPGHHQLAWGLGLTTGLPVVAGILSRSKQRALEAVIVAAESSERAAQAEARTAVLTERSRIARDVHDVLAHSLAGINMQLELADALLDTGDLDKVREANHKAHSMVKESLKQAQWTVHALREDALPLVETLTAMLESSGHRDALTVIGPVRPLSARGTQNLLRIAQEALTNAGRHAPGGTVAVRLTFAQASTTLTVRNGAATREVTAGLGSGMGLIGMRERVALLDGTLTAGPVPEGPDAGGWQVEAVIPDESDPR; encoded by the coding sequence ATGCACTGGGCCGTCACGCTCGTGGTCATCGCCAGCGGCTTCCTGACGGTCCGTCCCCTCGGCCTCAGCGGCCGGGGCCTCGCGGTCGCCGCGCTCCTCGTGCTGTGCTCGGTGGCGCTGCTGGTCCGTCATCTGCCCGAAGCCAGGTTCTCCCCGCGCGTCGTCCTCGTAGGGATGTCGTTGGGTGTCGTCGCGTCCGCCGCGTTGATCGGGGTCAGTCGCACCGGCTCCAGCTATCTGTTCGCCTACTTCCTCGTCGGCCACATCGGCTACCGCTTCCCGCTCAAGTGGTCCCTCCCGCTGGCCGCGTCCAGCAGTCTCCTGTGCGCCGCGGTGCTCTACTTCCACATCGGCCCGGGGCACCACCAGTTGGCGTGGGGCCTGGGACTCACCACGGGCCTTCCGGTGGTGGCGGGCATCCTCAGCCGGAGCAAGCAGCGCGCGCTGGAGGCGGTGATCGTCGCGGCCGAGTCCTCCGAGCGTGCCGCACAAGCCGAGGCCCGGACCGCCGTGCTGACCGAGCGCAGCCGGATCGCCCGAGACGTGCACGACGTGCTGGCGCACTCGCTGGCGGGGATCAACATGCAACTGGAGCTCGCCGACGCGCTGTTGGACACCGGCGACTTGGACAAGGTCCGCGAGGCGAACCACAAGGCGCACAGCATGGTCAAGGAGAGCCTCAAGCAGGCGCAGTGGACGGTGCACGCGCTGCGCGAGGACGCACTGCCGCTGGTCGAGACCCTGACCGCGATGCTGGAGTCGTCCGGCCACCGGGACGCGCTCACGGTCATCGGCCCCGTCCGGCCGCTCTCGGCACGCGGCACCCAGAATCTGCTGCGGATCGCGCAGGAGGCCCTGACCAACGCCGGGCGGCACGCCCCCGGCGGAACCGTCGCGGTGCGGCTGACGTTTGCGCAGGCGTCGACGACGCTGACGGTCCGCAACGGGGCGGCCACCCGTGAAGTGACCGCGGGACTCGGCAGCGGGATGGGACTGATCGGGATGCGCGAACGGGTCGCTCTGCTGGATGGCACCCTTACAGCGGGACCGGTGCCGGAAGGACCGGACGCAGGTGGCTGGCAGGTGGAGGCAGTGATCCCGGATGAGAGTGATCCCCGATGA
- a CDS encoding GxGYxYP domain-containing protein, whose protein sequence is MSLPHPGRRKMLGLLAASGAGAALAGAMPGTALAAAPPAGGLWWPRERILPGFAEPRALDVADLTTADADEQLLFATLQGNVNRSRPRIALLRESDEGATTWLKTAGLSFRTAGDPWSLLSKYHSEISGVIVTDPAQPATVNLATTLAGLRNAVAASPDQLPKLTAAPYNLKVLDDLRDRFTDELSAYRWAVDNLWPHASHRLLVGLDPSVGAYLRDYAVATRALVLWIHADQPDSRELGARVMSQMRAGSPYMGWFPSGVGGESDGTELTSEHGLVVLASDWSQNLTVFGGVRAPLARTQVTLPTPRLGNRIYVTFTMTEGDNLQYNQHRMRVLWDDPARGAVPINWSTTPVLADAAPTFLSYYQRTATRHDYLMAGPSGAGYAYPTPWPDDTFRVFTKTSARYMRRTGLDSAVILNRKSGSDVPLTGAKARQYLHDVRPLGLLEEWTTRTEISALEGKVPLSVSYLTDSVADARDAIAKASADWDGTKPLFLSIGTLAWNLTPADVVTIAGSLDSRYQVVRGDQYFRLARKALNLPPA, encoded by the coding sequence GTGTCACTGCCCCACCCCGGTCGGCGCAAGATGCTCGGCCTGCTCGCCGCCTCCGGTGCGGGTGCCGCCCTCGCCGGGGCGATGCCCGGTACCGCGTTGGCCGCGGCTCCGCCGGCGGGCGGCCTGTGGTGGCCGCGCGAGCGGATACTGCCCGGCTTCGCCGAACCACGCGCACTGGACGTCGCGGACCTGACGACGGCGGACGCCGACGAACAACTGCTCTTCGCCACGCTGCAGGGCAACGTGAATCGCAGTCGGCCGCGGATCGCTCTGCTGCGCGAGTCCGACGAGGGGGCGACCACCTGGCTGAAGACCGCTGGCCTGTCCTTCCGCACGGCCGGCGATCCGTGGTCGCTGCTGTCGAAGTACCACTCGGAGATCAGCGGCGTCATCGTCACCGACCCGGCCCAGCCCGCGACCGTCAACCTCGCCACCACGCTGGCCGGCCTGCGCAACGCCGTGGCCGCCTCCCCCGACCAGTTGCCCAAGCTGACCGCCGCGCCGTACAACCTGAAGGTCCTGGACGACCTGCGCGACCGGTTCACCGACGAACTGTCCGCCTACCGCTGGGCGGTGGACAACCTCTGGCCGCACGCCAGCCACCGCCTGCTGGTCGGGCTCGACCCCAGCGTCGGGGCCTATCTGCGCGACTACGCGGTCGCCACCCGGGCGTTGGTGCTGTGGATCCACGCCGACCAGCCCGACTCCCGTGAGCTGGGCGCCCGGGTGATGTCCCAGATGCGGGCCGGCTCCCCCTACATGGGCTGGTTCCCCTCCGGTGTGGGCGGCGAGAGCGACGGCACCGAACTGACCTCGGAGCACGGCCTGGTGGTGCTGGCCAGCGACTGGTCACAGAACCTGACGGTCTTCGGCGGAGTGCGGGCGCCACTGGCGAGAACTCAGGTGACGCTGCCGACGCCGCGACTTGGCAACCGTATCTACGTCACCTTCACCATGACGGAGGGCGACAACCTCCAGTACAACCAGCACCGCATGCGGGTGCTGTGGGACGATCCGGCGCGCGGCGCGGTGCCGATCAACTGGTCCACCACCCCGGTGCTCGCCGACGCCGCGCCCACCTTCCTGTCCTACTACCAGCGCACCGCCACCCGGCATGACTACCTGATGGCCGGGCCTTCCGGCGCGGGCTACGCGTATCCGACGCCCTGGCCGGACGACACCTTCCGGGTCTTCACCAAGACCAGCGCCCGGTACATGCGCCGGACCGGGCTGGACAGCGCGGTGATCCTCAACCGCAAGTCCGGCTCGGACGTCCCGCTCACCGGTGCGAAGGCCCGCCAGTACCTCCACGACGTGCGTCCGCTCGGCCTGCTGGAGGAGTGGACCACCCGAACCGAGATCAGCGCCCTGGAGGGCAAAGTGCCGCTGTCCGTCAGCTACTTGACCGACTCCGTGGCGGACGCCCGGGACGCGATCGCGAAGGCATCCGCCGACTGGGACGGGACCAAGCCCCTGTTCCTGTCGATCGGCACCCTCGCCTGGAACCTGACCCCGGCGGACGTGGTCACGATCGCCGGCTCGCTCGACTCCCGCTACCAGGTGGTCCGCGGCGACCAGTACTTCCGGCTCGCCCGCAAGGCGCTGAACCTTCCTCCCGCCTGA
- a CDS encoding response regulator transcription factor translates to MSEQADQQGRLRVIVADDQAAVREPLAAVLALSEDIDVILAAANGTEVLAAVAAGPVDVVLMDLRMPRMDGIEATRRLSEEHPGVAVVVLTTFADDDSILAALSAGARGYLTKNAGRQDILRAIRAAAAGQSVLDREVQDRLLATVRTTAPAATQSLPADLTPREREVLTLIGQGLPNRAIAEKLFISEATVKTHINNLFAKADIRDRADAVRRAIAAGLA, encoded by the coding sequence ATGAGTGAACAGGCCGATCAGCAGGGCCGGTTGAGAGTGATCGTCGCCGACGACCAGGCCGCCGTCCGTGAGCCTCTGGCCGCGGTCCTCGCCCTGTCCGAGGACATCGACGTGATCTTGGCCGCGGCCAACGGCACCGAGGTGCTGGCCGCGGTGGCGGCCGGGCCGGTCGACGTGGTGCTGATGGATCTGCGGATGCCTCGGATGGACGGCATCGAGGCCACCCGCAGGCTGAGCGAGGAACACCCCGGTGTGGCGGTGGTCGTGCTGACCACCTTCGCCGACGACGACTCCATCCTGGCCGCCCTGAGCGCCGGAGCCCGCGGGTACCTGACCAAGAACGCCGGGCGACAGGACATCCTCCGGGCGATCCGCGCGGCCGCCGCCGGCCAGTCCGTCCTCGACCGCGAGGTCCAGGACCGGCTCCTGGCCACGGTACGCACCACCGCACCGGCCGCCACCCAGTCGCTGCCCGCGGACCTCACCCCGCGCGAGCGCGAGGTCCTGACGCTCATCGGCCAGGGCCTGCCCAATCGCGCCATCGCCGAGAAGCTGTTCATCAGCGAGGCCACGGTCAAGACCCACATCAACAACCTGTTCGCCAAGGCCGACATCCGCGACCGCGCCGACGCCGTCCGCCGCGCCATCGCCGCGGGCCTGGCCTGA
- a CDS encoding glycoside hydrolase family 9 protein — translation MPTVASLPRPRRLAATLLTSSLLVGGLLTTPAAATVVSGAAATTAVRVNQVGYLPDGPKRATVVTTATQPLTWQLRDASGTAVASGATVPRGADTPSGQSVQVADFSSFQGSGSGYVLTVDGSSSVPFDLRANLYDGLRSDAMAFFHHQRSGIPIDASLVGSAYARPAGHLGVAPNKGDTSVPCQAGVCDYTQDVRGGWYDAGDHGKYVVNGGISTWLMVNSFERAKRAGKDAALGDSSLKVPERGNGVPDVLDEARWELDFLMRMQVPEGKPYAGMAFHKIHDAAWTGMPLRPDQDPQPRELHRPSTAATLNLAAAAAQCARVYRAYDPAFADRCLSAARKAWTAARANPALYAPDSDSTGGGAYGDTTVSDEFYWAAAELYATTGESGYRDAATDSSWHTSSTAFSAYGFGWADTAALGRLTLATVPNGLPAADRDRIRTSVTAAADGYLSRMAAQGYAVPVPADGYFWGSNGEVANDAIVLAVAGELTGKERYRTGALETMDYLLGRNALGQSYVSGYGETSSQNQHHRFWAHQLDASLPHPPAGSLAGGPNSGLQDPVAEEKLAGCAPAACYVDDIGSYSTNEVAVNWNAPLAWLAAYAAERTSTGEHPPVPAR, via the coding sequence ATGCCCACCGTTGCTTCGTTACCCCGCCCCAGACGCCTCGCCGCCACGCTGCTGACGAGTTCCCTCCTCGTCGGCGGCCTCCTCACCACGCCCGCCGCGGCAACCGTCGTCTCCGGTGCGGCGGCGACCACGGCCGTACGCGTCAACCAGGTCGGCTATCTGCCGGACGGCCCCAAGCGCGCCACCGTGGTCACCACGGCGACGCAGCCGCTCACCTGGCAGTTGCGCGATGCGTCAGGGACGGCGGTCGCCTCCGGTGCGACCGTCCCGCGCGGGGCGGACACCCCCTCCGGGCAGTCCGTCCAAGTGGCCGACTTCTCCTCGTTCCAGGGGTCGGGATCGGGATACGTCCTGACGGTGGACGGCAGCAGCAGCGTGCCCTTCGACCTGCGCGCGAACCTGTACGACGGCCTGCGCTCCGACGCGATGGCGTTCTTCCACCACCAACGCAGCGGCATACCCATCGACGCCTCCCTGGTGGGTTCCGCCTATGCGCGCCCGGCCGGACACCTCGGTGTCGCGCCCAACAAGGGCGACACCTCCGTCCCGTGCCAGGCAGGCGTGTGCGACTACACCCAGGACGTCAGGGGCGGCTGGTACGACGCGGGCGACCACGGCAAGTACGTGGTGAACGGCGGCATTTCGACCTGGCTGATGGTCAACTCCTTCGAGCGGGCCAAGCGCGCGGGCAAGGACGCCGCGCTCGGCGACTCCTCCCTGAAGGTCCCCGAGCGCGGCAACGGCGTACCCGACGTACTGGACGAGGCGCGCTGGGAACTGGACTTCCTGATGCGGATGCAGGTGCCCGAGGGCAAGCCGTACGCGGGCATGGCGTTCCACAAGATCCACGACGCGGCCTGGACCGGCATGCCGCTGCGCCCCGACCAGGACCCCCAGCCCCGTGAGCTGCACCGTCCCTCGACGGCGGCGACCCTCAACCTCGCGGCGGCCGCGGCGCAGTGCGCCCGGGTCTACCGGGCCTACGACCCTGCGTTCGCCGACCGTTGTCTGTCAGCAGCGCGGAAGGCCTGGACGGCGGCCCGCGCCAACCCGGCGCTGTACGCGCCGGATTCGGACAGCACCGGCGGCGGCGCCTACGGTGACACCACGGTCAGCGACGAGTTCTACTGGGCGGCGGCCGAGCTGTACGCCACGACCGGCGAGAGCGGCTACCGGGACGCGGCCACCGACTCGTCCTGGCACACCTCCTCAACTGCCTTCTCCGCCTACGGATTCGGCTGGGCGGACACGGCCGCACTCGGTCGGCTCACCCTGGCCACCGTTCCCAATGGCCTGCCCGCAGCCGACCGGGACCGGATCCGGACCTCGGTCACGGCAGCCGCCGACGGTTACCTGTCGCGGATGGCCGCCCAGGGCTACGCGGTGCCCGTACCGGCGGACGGCTACTTCTGGGGCTCCAACGGCGAGGTCGCGAACGACGCGATCGTCCTCGCCGTCGCCGGAGAGTTGACCGGAAAGGAGCGCTACCGCACCGGCGCGCTGGAGACGATGGACTACCTCCTCGGCCGCAACGCCCTCGGCCAGTCCTACGTATCCGGCTACGGCGAGACGTCCTCGCAGAACCAGCATCACCGCTTCTGGGCCCACCAGTTGGACGCCTCGCTGCCCCATCCTCCGGCGGGGTCACTGGCGGGCGGGCCCAACAGCGGCCTCCAGGACCCGGTGGCGGAGGAGAAGCTGGCCGGCTGCGCGCCCGCCGCCTGCTACGTCGACGACATCGGCTCGTACTCCACCAACGAGGTGGCGGTCAACTGGAACGCCCCGCTGGCCTGGCTCGCCGCCTACGCCGCCGAGCGGACCTCCACCGGTGAACACCCACCGGTGCCTGCGCGGTGA
- a CDS encoding polysaccharide deacetylase family protein — translation MVKLAVVAALGACTLTVDTGASAQAATCTGYVGLTFDDGPSSSTPALLDTLRQNGLRATMFNEGQYAAANPSLVRTQVAAGMWVGNHSYTHPHLTQLGQAQIDSELSRTQQAIADAGGGTPRLFRPPYGETNATVRTVEAKYGLTEIIWDVDSQDWNGAGADAIVQAAARLTNGQVILMHDWPANTRAAIPRIAQTLAAKGLCAGMISPQTGRAVAPTG, via the coding sequence ATGGTGAAACTGGCCGTCGTCGCGGCACTTGGCGCATGCACCCTCACCGTCGACACCGGCGCCTCGGCGCAGGCCGCCACCTGCACCGGATACGTCGGCCTGACCTTCGACGACGGCCCGTCGAGCAGCACGCCGGCGCTGCTCGACACGCTCCGGCAGAACGGGCTGCGCGCCACGATGTTCAACGAGGGGCAGTACGCCGCCGCCAATCCGTCCCTGGTACGCACACAGGTCGCCGCCGGCATGTGGGTCGGCAACCACAGCTACACCCACCCCCACCTGACCCAGCTGGGCCAGGCGCAGATCGACTCCGAGCTCTCCCGGACCCAGCAGGCCATCGCCGACGCGGGCGGTGGCACGCCGCGGCTGTTCCGCCCTCCGTACGGCGAGACCAACGCGACGGTGCGGACCGTCGAGGCCAAGTACGGCCTGACCGAGATCATTTGGGATGTCGACTCGCAGGACTGGAACGGCGCCGGCGCCGATGCGATCGTGCAGGCGGCGGCCCGGCTCACGAATGGCCAGGTCATCCTCATGCACGACTGGCCCGCCAACACGCGCGCCGCGATCCCGCGCATCGCGCAGACCTTGGCGGCGAAGGGCCTGTGCGCCGGCATGATCTCCCCGCAGACCGGACGCGCGGTGGCGCCGACCGGCTGA
- a CDS encoding endo-1,4-beta-xylanase: MTLAPIPPARRRASRSIAALFATLALAAATIGLTPSTASAAEPPTLHQLADAKGRYFGSATDNGELSDAPYTQTLGSQFGPITPGNSMKWDSTERAQGQFSFTGGDQVVDFARAHGQSVRGHTLVWHSQLPGWVGQLPAAQVRPAMENHIANVAGHYRGKVFAWDVVNEPFNEDGSYRTSPFYNAMGKDFIAHALRAARAADPDAKLYINDYNVEGLGAKSDALYTLARDLKAAGVPLDGVGMQAHLAIQYGFPNQMQQNIQRFADLGLDVAVTELDVRMQLPKDTAKEATQADYYRRVTEACLAVTRCVGITVWDYTDKYSWIPGVFDGEGSALPWDGNLQPKPVVMDAIRKALGDTGAVDTQAPSVPSGLRVTGTTSASASLAWNAATDDTGVTGYDVYRGGTKVGTASGTSFTDSGLAASTAYAYTVRARDAAGNVSAQSAAVSATTQPAGTGGGALKVQYKNNDQSAGDNSIKPGLQLVNTGDSAVALSKVTVRYYFSGESGATTYSTWCDWAVPGCGTLTHRVVAMSSPKAGADHYLELGFAATAGSLAPGASSGEAQLRFNKSDWSNFSEADDYSRGTNTSFADAPRITVHLDGQTVYGTTP; the protein is encoded by the coding sequence ATGACGCTGGCGCCCATACCCCCCGCCCGAAGACGGGCCTCTCGGAGCATCGCCGCCCTGTTCGCCACCCTCGCCCTCGCGGCGGCCACGATCGGGCTCACGCCTTCGACGGCGTCCGCGGCCGAGCCGCCGACGCTGCATCAGCTCGCCGACGCCAAGGGCAGGTACTTCGGCTCGGCGACCGACAACGGGGAGCTGTCCGACGCCCCGTACACCCAGACCCTGGGTTCCCAGTTCGGGCCGATCACCCCCGGCAACTCCATGAAGTGGGACAGCACCGAGCGCGCCCAGGGGCAGTTCAGCTTCACGGGCGGCGACCAGGTCGTGGACTTCGCCCGGGCGCACGGCCAGAGCGTGCGCGGTCACACCCTGGTGTGGCACAGCCAACTACCCGGCTGGGTAGGGCAGTTGCCCGCCGCGCAGGTGCGCCCCGCCATGGAGAACCACATCGCCAACGTCGCCGGCCACTACCGCGGCAAGGTGTTCGCCTGGGACGTCGTCAACGAGCCCTTCAACGAGGACGGCAGCTACCGCACCTCGCCGTTCTACAACGCCATGGGCAAGGACTTCATCGCCCACGCCCTGCGCGCCGCCCGGGCCGCCGACCCCGACGCCAAGCTGTACATCAACGACTACAACGTCGAGGGGCTCGGCGCGAAGAGCGACGCCCTCTACACCCTCGCCCGCGACCTGAAGGCGGCCGGCGTGCCGCTCGACGGCGTCGGGATGCAGGCGCACCTGGCGATCCAGTACGGCTTCCCGAACCAGATGCAGCAGAACATCCAGCGCTTCGCCGATCTCGGCCTCGACGTGGCCGTCACCGAGCTCGACGTGCGGATGCAGCTGCCGAAGGACACGGCGAAGGAGGCCACCCAGGCCGACTACTACCGCCGGGTCACCGAGGCCTGCCTGGCCGTCACCCGGTGCGTCGGGATCACGGTCTGGGACTACACCGACAAGTACTCCTGGATCCCCGGCGTCTTCGACGGCGAGGGCTCGGCCCTCCCGTGGGACGGGAACCTGCAGCCCAAACCCGTCGTCATGGATGCGATCCGCAAGGCCCTCGGCGACACCGGCGCGGTCGACACCCAGGCCCCTAGCGTGCCGTCGGGGCTGCGGGTGACCGGCACCACCTCGGCCTCCGCCTCCCTGGCGTGGAACGCCGCCACCGACGACACGGGCGTCACCGGGTACGACGTCTACCGCGGCGGCACGAAGGTGGGGACGGCCTCCGGTACGTCCTTCACCGACAGCGGGCTCGCCGCCTCCACCGCGTACGCCTACACGGTGCGGGCCCGCGACGCCGCCGGGAACGTCTCGGCGCAGTCCGCCGCCGTGAGCGCCACGACGCAGCCGGCGGGCACGGGCGGCGGCGCCCTGAAGGTCCAGTACAAGAACAACGACCAGTCCGCCGGCGACAACTCGATCAAGCCCGGGCTGCAGTTGGTCAACACCGGCGACTCGGCCGTCGCTCTCTCCAAGGTGACCGTCCGCTACTACTTCAGTGGCGAGTCCGGTGCCACGACGTACAGCACCTGGTGCGACTGGGCGGTGCCCGGCTGCGGGACGCTCACGCACCGGGTCGTCGCGATGAGCAGCCCGAAGGCCGGCGCCGACCACTACCTGGAGCTGGGCTTCGCCGCTACGGCGGGCAGCCTCGCCCCTGGGGCCTCGAGCGGCGAGGCACAACTGCGGTTCAACAAGAGCGACTGGTCGAACTTCAGCGAGGCCGACGACTACAGCCGCGGTACGAACACCTCCTTCGCGGATGCGCCGAGGATCACCGTCCACCTCGACGGCCAGACGGTCTACGGCACCACCCCCTGA
- a CDS encoding esterase/lipase family protein has protein sequence MSGFAVHPLGATQAPTEPRGGIRVPEATWQLDGGWGWVYFAQGHDAIQQPIILSDGFHPGESDRNALYLGFNDPNGYPLINELNQRGYDVIILGYQDCTASIYDNARTATTAIMRANAENLTDTPLVVGGFSMGGLILRYALLRLELMRMDHRVSVYFSFDTPHSGAWIPVSLQSFAYYIQPLYSGLADMIDSPAARQMLWRHKTSLAADPVEHPDRTEFVAQLKRMGDWPMRPMKIGLANGRGDGRGNGNPAGSAAFKVTGGLYTGTELYLQPSGDAETVAKLCRLLGFPVYKRTSGYPELDSAAGGTLDSFGIAAETLNALAGQAAEAPYPTITFVPSISALAVDGADIGQQQDLDLNIGQLDAGRFPFDVCKTSPDNTGHTEITRDLCAWLVDQLPVK, from the coding sequence ATGTCCGGATTCGCAGTCCACCCCCTCGGTGCGACGCAAGCCCCCACGGAACCACGCGGCGGAATCCGCGTACCCGAGGCGACGTGGCAGCTCGACGGAGGCTGGGGCTGGGTGTACTTCGCCCAGGGACACGACGCCATCCAGCAGCCGATCATCCTCTCGGACGGCTTCCACCCGGGTGAGTCCGACCGCAACGCGCTCTACCTGGGGTTCAACGACCCGAACGGCTACCCGCTGATCAACGAGCTGAACCAGCGGGGCTACGACGTCATCATCCTCGGCTACCAGGACTGCACCGCCTCGATCTACGACAACGCCAGGACGGCGACCACCGCGATCATGCGGGCGAACGCCGAGAACCTCACCGACACGCCGCTGGTCGTCGGGGGCTTCAGCATGGGAGGGTTGATCCTGCGCTACGCGCTGCTGCGCCTCGAATTGATGAGGATGGACCACCGGGTCTCGGTCTACTTCTCCTTCGACACCCCGCACTCGGGCGCCTGGATCCCGGTCAGCCTGCAGTCCTTCGCGTACTACATCCAGCCCCTGTACTCCGGGCTGGCCGACATGATCGACAGCCCCGCCGCCCGGCAGATGCTGTGGCGGCACAAGACGAGCCTGGCCGCGGACCCCGTCGAGCACCCGGACCGCACGGAATTCGTGGCGCAGTTGAAGCGGATGGGCGACTGGCCGATGCGCCCGATGAAGATCGGCCTGGCGAACGGCCGCGGCGACGGCCGGGGCAACGGCAACCCGGCCGGCAGCGCCGCGTTCAAAGTCACCGGCGGGCTGTACACCGGCACCGAGCTGTATCTGCAGCCCAGCGGAGATGCGGAAACCGTCGCCAAGCTCTGCAGGCTGCTCGGCTTCCCGGTCTACAAGCGCACTTCGGGCTACCCCGAGCTCGACAGCGCCGCGGGCGGCACCCTCGACTCGTTCGGTATCGCCGCCGAGACACTGAATGCCCTCGCCGGGCAGGCCGCCGAAGCGCCGTATCCGACCATCACCTTCGTGCCCAGTATCAGCGCCCTCGCCGTCGACGGCGCCGACATCGGCCAGCAGCAGGACCTCGATCTGAACATCGGCCAGCTCGACGCGGGCCGCTTCCCCTTCGACGTCTGCAAGACGTCGCCCGACAACACCGGCCACACCGAGATCACCCGCGATCTGTGCGCGTGGCTCGTCGACCAGCTCCCGGTCAAGTAG